The following proteins are co-located in the Fusarium verticillioides 7600 chromosome 7, whole genome shotgun sequence genome:
- a CDS encoding succinate dehydrogenase [ubiquinone] iron-sulfur subunit, mitochondrial translates to MAALRSSSRLVGAFSRTAAIRPGAVFTRSMASVSEPPKDSNANLKSFQIYRWNPDTPSEKPRLQTYTLDLNKTGPMILDALIRIKNELDPTLTFRRSCREGICGSCAMNINGQNTLACLCRIPTEAASDVKIYPLPHTYVVKDLVPDLTHFYKQYKSIKPYLQRDTPAEDGKEYRQTKEDRRKLDGLYECILCACCSTSCPSYWWNSEEYLGPAILLQSYRWLADSRDQRTAERKTNLENSMSLYRCHTILNCTRACPKGLNPGKAIAEIKKQMAFGN, encoded by the exons ATGGCTGCTCTTCGATCTTCTTCCCGACTCGTCGGAGCCTTCTCAAGGACGGCTGCTATCCGACCTGGCGCTGTCTTCACTCGTTCCATGGCCTCGGTCAGCGAGCCTCCCAAGGACTCTAATGCCAACCTCAAGTCTTTCCAAATCTACCGATGGAACCCCGATACCCCCAGCGAGAAGCCTCGTCTTCAGACCTACACTCTGGACCTTAACAAGACTGGACCTATGATTCTCGATGCCCTCATCCGAATCAAGAACGAGCTCGACCCTACTCTGACCTTCCGACGAAGTTGCCGTGAGGGTATCTGCGGTAGCTGCGCCATGAACATTAACGGACAGAACActcttgcttgcttgt GCCGAATTCCCACTGAGGCTGCTTCCGACGTCAAGATCTACCCTCTCCCTCACACCTATGTCGTCAAGGACCTTGTCCCTGATTTGACACATTTCTACAAGCAGtacaagagcatcaagccCTACCTTCAGCGCGATACCCCTGCCGAAGAC GGCAAGGAGTACCGACAGACTAAGGAGGACCGCCGCAAGCTCGACGGTCTCTACGAGTGCATTCTCTGCGCCTGCTGCTCTACCTCATGCCCATCTTACTGGTGGAACTCTGAGGAGTACCTTGGCCCCGCCATCCTTCTCCAGTCTTACCGATGGCTCGCCGACTCTCGTGACCAGCGCACCGCCGAGCGAAAGACCAACCTCGAGAACTCGATGAGCCTATACCGTTGCCACACTATTCTTAACTGCACGCGAGCCTGCCCCAAGGGTCTCAACCCtggcaaggccattgccgagatcaagaagcagatggCTTTCGGCAACTAG